A part of Aegilops tauschii subsp. strangulata cultivar AL8/78 chromosome 2, Aet v6.0, whole genome shotgun sequence genomic DNA contains:
- the LOC141040939 gene encoding uncharacterized protein translates to MSPPQTLKEMQKLAECVTSLGHFISKLSERALPFVKLMKRKGPLEWTTEGEAAFEDLKRYLTSPPVMVAPRLCGPLVLYLAATPHSASATLVAVPEEHAGASAKQGGPQEVAQPLLPQDGAPEDPIASPTCGPPESLASPAERGVPEALTLVEHMVYFVNTVLRDACARYHMQQKLLLALLVASRKLRHYFQGHPIKVVSAYPLEMVLCSPNAARRVAKWNIKFQALQLEFSTTRVIKGAPLDDFMAEWTYAPDLGMDAGQSLTPGSEAPDGWVMHFDGAFARQGTGARVVLISPTEDKLYYVVQLYFQRGEKVSNNITEYKGLIAGLRAAADLGIKCLTIEGDSQLLVNFSNKEYKPKDEHMVAYLEEVRKIEKRFLGSELQHVPRSANKEADDLAKRASRREPQKPGVFEERLFKPTVTPSAVGPALLREEPPPAPASGAPTCDPTSGAHLLLVLEPQVGCWTEELKAYLLHGTLPEKEEGTERVVRQATAYCLQDGELYRRRPNDVSLWCISEGQGPELLADIHGGDCGHNSSSCTLMGKVFHTGF, encoded by the coding sequence ATGAGCCCGCCTCAGactctcaaggagatgcagaagcttgcagAGTGTGTGACCTCCTTGGGCCACTTCATCTCCAAGCTTAGCGAGCGCGCCCTCCCTTTCGTCAAGCTAATGAAGAGGAAGGGCCCATTAGAATGGACCACGGAAGGTGAGGCGGCCTTTGAAGACCTCAAGCGATACCTCACGAGCCCACCCGTCATGGTGGCGCCTCGTCTGTGCGGGCCCCTGGTACTTTACTTGGCGGCCACTCCCCACTCAGCCAGTGCAACACTTGTGGCGGTCCCAGAAGAGCACGCCGGCGCAAGCGCGAAGCAAGGTGGCCCACAAGAAGTCGCGCAACCTTTACTGCCTCAGGACGGCGCTCCTGAGGATCCCATTGCTTCACCGACCTGCGGGCCTCCTGAGTCCCTCGCGTCCCCCGCAGAGCGAGGCGTCCCCGAGGCCCTGACCCTCGTCGAGCATATGGTGTACTTCGTCAACACAGTGTTGCGCGATGCATGCGCGCGCTACCATATGCAGCAAAAGCTTTTGCTCGCACTCCTAGTCGCCTCAAGGaagctgcgccactatttccaagGCCACCCCATAAAGGTCGTCTCGGCGTACCCcctggagatggtgttgtgtagCCCCAACGCCGCAAGGAGGGTTGCAAAGTGGAACATCAAGTTTCAGGCTTtacagctggagttcagcacaaccagggtcatcaagggagcgcCCCTGGATGATTTCATGGCGGAGTGGACCTATGCTCCAGACCTCGGGATGGATGCGGGCCAGTCCCTCACGCCTGGCAGCGAAGCACCTGATGgctgggtcatgcacttcgatggagcGTTCGCACGGCAGGGCACAGGGGCTAGAGTCGTGCTCATCTCACCCACtgaggacaagctctactatgtAGTGCAACTTTACTTCCAGCgtggcgagaaggtctccaacaacattacAGAGTACAAGGGCCTAATTGCTGGCCTCAGGGCCGCGGCCGACCTGGGGATCAAGTGCCTCACCATCGAGGGCGActcccagctcctcgtcaacttctccaacaaagagTATAaaccaaaggacgagcacatggtgGCTTACCTGGAAGAGGTACGTAAAATCGAAAAGCGTTTCCTAGGCTCGGAATTGCAGCACGTCCCACGCAGTGCGAACAAGGAAGCAGACGACCTCGCCAAGAGGGCGTCCCGTCGCGAGCCTCAgaagcctggcgtcttcgaggagagGCTCTTCAAGCCAACAGTGACACCCTCGGCCGTGGGCCCGGCGTTGCTTAGGGAGGAGCCACCGCCGGCCCCGGCCTCAGGAGCCCCGACTTGTGATCCGACTTCGGGAGCCCACCTACTCCTCGTGCTGGAACCTCAGGTAGGCTGCTGGACCGAGGAGCTCAAGGCGTACCTGCTCCATGGCACCTTACCGGAGAAGGAGGAAGGCACAGAGCGCGTGGTTCGCCAGGCCACAGCTTATTGCTTGCAGGACGGTGAGTTGTACCGGCGACGCCCCAACGACGTCTCGCTATGGTGCATATCCGAAGGACAGGGGCCCGAGTTGCTGGCCGATAtccacggcggggactgcgggcacaaCTCCTCATCGTGCACCCTCATGGGCAAGGTGTTCCATACAGGGTTCTGA